The window atcttcccaacccagggatcaaacctaggtctcccgcattgcaggcagattgtttaccgtctgagccaccagggaagaccaagtaATAGTtaactttgaaggaaaaaaaaagagaagaaggaaaaattaatgTAAACATTTACGTGTACACAGAATAATCTCGAAGAACCGGACAGCAACTGCCACTGTGATTACCTCAGGAGAGAAATGGGTGGTTGAAGGATGGGCAtgaatgttttgggttttttgtggttttttgcatcgtttgaaattttccaatacgtgtgtgtattttaatcttTGAATGTTCATTTGACTCCCTTACCAAAATGTAGATATCAAGGAAATTTGGAAACTTAAGACGTCTATCTAGATGCCGTAATGCTGGATAGAATTATACATTATGTATGAAGATAAAACGTTTTGTGTAAACCACTAagttttcctgtttatttctgGACAAACATCCTTGGGAATTGGGGCGGGAAGTACAGGAAAAGAGCCAGGAATTTTCGAAAAGTCGGCAGGGTTGGCATACAGGAAACAAATTTTTATCATCTCAATCACTTGTATATTCCTTTTGGATTTGCTGAGGAAAATTGAAGGGTAAATTTTAGTTGATTTCACTAAAGTCCAGCTAGATTGGAAGGGGACatttgatgtttatttttgtaaaggAAGTTAATTGAGTGTGGCTGGCAGGGTTGGGACTCGAAGTTCCTATTCTAGACAAGGAAAACATCCCTTAGTAAGGAATCTCCAGGATGATTATGATACATTCCTTCCCCTAACCTTGTAAGATAACTTCAggttccctcctccaagggaatggtgaggaaaaaaaaactaggcAACTGTGCCTAAGAGGATTTGCAGACAAAAAGCTCATATTGAAAAAATATCCTGGACACACCTCATTCTCTTGGTTAGCTGAACCAGTTCAGCTTGTTACCCAGTAAGTGGTTAGTGGATCTAggcaacaaagaaataaatgaaacctaGTGGGTAATACATCAACCAGGTTGAGCAATAAGCAGCACCTGGGGATAGAAATTCCccacagaggagaaaaatggcATCACAGAACAGAATACTtagtaaaatttattaaaataaaaaaagaaaaacaataatttatgCCCTTGGCAAAATAAAAGATCTTGTCAATATAAATGTGTCTtagaaaacatatgaaaagataataTATATCAATCAGTATCAATGTTACAGCAAAAGTAATGATTGTATAACACTGACAAGTGAGGATAATTCTGGCCCTTACACAGCAGCATTTCTGGAAGGTCCTGTGATTCCTCCTTTTTTTTAGTACATATATGCCTTCATTTTAAGAAAGCctgatatacatatatctatatttagAAACTCTATCAATTAAATTTATTTGTGTCACAAAATAATTCTCTACCAAAAAATCAAGTTTCTGTAATGTATCCTTCAAATTggcaaattttcttaaatttaaccAAATTAAAATTAACCAAATACATGTATCCCCAACTTCTTTCCTTCTAGCACTACTACATACAGTGAGGTATACCTGAAGTGAGCCAGAAAAGTTGGGCTTCAAACCTGACTAGAGAGAGTGTGTTCTTACTTAGAGTAAGAGGAAATAGTTGGGGGCACGAGTTCCCTCAATCTTTTGTTTCTCAAATCCTAAGCTCTTGATTTTCTTGTCCCTGCTGTTTCCTGGGCAACTTTGTTCACCTGGTACTCTCAAGATAAAAGGAGGAAGTCAAATGGGAGAGGGGCGGGTTAATGAATTAGTAACTCCAGCAGAGCACAGTGAGATGAAATCTGGGgtttagagtgtgtgtgtgcggcTATAGCTGGGGAAAAGCCAGAGCAATTCTCTGCCCTTGACATGGTGTTTCTGAGGCTCCTCTCCCAGCAGGAGCACCTGATTCCTGGACGGGCAGCAGGGCTTAGTCCAGTTTCCCCAGCCAGACGGAACACGTACTCAGGAGAATGGACTCCATCCTATTTGTCACATTCCTCCTGGCTCCCTTCAGCACAATGGTAGTGCTGTTCACAGAACTCCTGGATCCGGCTACAGGCCTCCAGCATCATCACTTCAGGGACTGTGATTACCACTCGGAAGAAATTTGGATACTCAAAGCACTGCAAAAATAAAAGCCTATTATTCTCAGAGCAGTTGAATCAGTGACTAGACCACCCTAGTATGGCCAGGGCCCTAATCAGCAAGAGGCAGCAACACCATTTACCCAGGGCTAACAGTTCCCACCACTGAGAAGCTGAACCAGTAACTGAGTTAATTTATCTTAAAAGGAATTTGTGGGACAAGCTTGATTTCCTGTCATTTAGAATGTCCAACTACAATTTTTCTTCCTGAATCATATGGGATAATGATGaggaagaaacaaattttaaatagagGTCATGACACCCACCAGTAAGAATCTTTTCAAAAAAGAGTACAGTAGTCCTTTAGTATCCATACGGGGGTTGGTTCCATAACCTCCGAGAGTACTAAAATCCGAGGATGCTCAAGTTctgtatataaaatggcatagtactTGCATAACCTACATACATCCTCCTGTGTACTTTAAATAATCTCTGGGTTAtgtataatacctaatacaatgtaaatgctatgtacaTAGTTGTCAGGCCGCAGCagattcaagttttgctttggggcactttctggaatttttttcttctaatatttttccaTCCCCAGTTGGTTGAATACTTGGATGTAGAACCTGCACATATAAAGGCCAACTGTACACTTTGTTGGGGGAGGAAAAGGCTAAAGACCAGCTCAGGGAGAGCTCCCAAGGCACTATACACCATTGAGAGTTTCTAGAGAAACCTGAGAGGGATGTAAGCACTCACCGTTGCTGGGAGGCAGTGGACGGATTGCTCAGCAACTAAACGCTCTGTGAACTCCACATCATTCTCAAATTCTGGGAAATGTTCCATCTCAATTCCAACCTATACCAATAACAGGGAAAGGCAAACTGATCATAAGAAGGGAAAACAGGCCATCTCCCTATGCCAGAAATCAGGGCAGGGACTGCTCTAAAAAATATCTTGGAATTCCACTACTGATAACGAAGAGTTCTTGCTCTTATGGCTTGTGGAATTTCTCATAGGGAAGACAGGatatattcatattaatattttattttattgaagggtTCTTTCTTGGATGCTGATAAGTGAAAGCTGAAAATAGGATGCTAGTGTTCCTTAAAAAAGGCACTATTGGTACTATGGGCCAGGCTAGTCTTAATTGCATGGAACTAACCTGCCCGTTGAAAAATATTCAGCATTGCTGGCCTACAAGATGCCAATAGCACTTTTCAGTCCTTCTGAAAACAACATTCCTATATATCCCCAAACACTCTGAGGGAACCAGATCTCTCCTGGTTGAGAACTACAGTAGTGTGGAAAGCCTCTTATTTGTGTCCTATCATCTCTGtatctacatataaaataattctcTGTATTGAAAAGTTGTCattttaagaggtttttttttcctttctttttttagcaCTGAGTTTAAACCATGTCAGTGGGACAGTTCAGAACAAGGCAGTTCCTAAACTGGCTCAGGGGCCCATCTGGTTGTCCTTGGAGCGCTGCAGACTGGCTTCCCTCACCTGCCACCAGGTGCCTGCCACCACATACTCACCATGAGGTACATGGCCCCAGAAGGGCGAATGGGCCGGAGTCCGGGGATGGCAGCCAATGCCCCATAGCAGAGATCTGCATTGGACTATGAAAAGAGGCAGAGACATCAAGGATGAAAACTTAAGCTAAAGAAAAACTGGGTCATTAAAAAGACAGCCCACATCAAAGGCAGGGAAAATGCCTTTGCTCTGCTGGCATAAGgagttaacaataaaaaaaaactctgcCCACTCACAGCTTTAGGCCAGGAGCAGAGTGGATTGCCAGAAGTTAGAGAAATGTATAGATGAATGTTGACAATGATGCCACCTTCTGGCTTGGAAGCCAGAAGGAAGCCATAATGGCTCAAAATTCCACTGGAGGCATTCCCTGACTCCCAGAGTGGAAGGCCACAGGCTGCCCTTACCTTGAGGAAGCTTAGAGTGTTGTGGTAGAACTCTTGAGGGGTGCGACACAGGATGCTTTTCAGAGCTCCCTGGACAAGGGTGCAGGGGCCCAGGATCCGTTGACTTAGCTTCGTCAGCCCATCTCGGATCTAAAAGCCCCCCAGCAAACACATTATTTAGCCTTTCTTAAGCATCCCTGCTGTGGAGATTCTTGCTCTGACCATTCTTtctataaagtatttatttttatttatttttaattttttttgttgttgttatcttcTATCTAGGCAGAGTTAGGGTTAGTTTTTGATATCTGGAGACGTGGTGGTGCCTTGTGTCATTCTTAAATCAGACCACCTGGGATTGTAGCCCAGCTCTGCCACACACTGACTGGGTGTGTGACTGAGAAAACTGTACAACCTAtctgagttcatttttatcaGCTATAACATGGAGATAATACTAATACTGGCCTCACAGGGTTGTTGGGAGAATTACATTGAAATAAAGTACATAAAGCACTGGCACCTTGTAAGACCACAAATAGTATTAGGGATCATTACTGCTTGTcgcttctttttttgtggtaataAAATTGGAGGTAGATGGAACTTCCTCACCAACACAGAAAAACTGAGTTCTGGAGAGAAATAACTAGTACTATCTTTATCCAGTGTCTTTCCAGGCACACAGAACCACAGGGCCAAGAAAGGAAAATCTCACATCTATACCACCACAGTGAGATAAAGTAAGCAagtaataagtaaacaaataaataaatgtttagaatatatatatatatatatatattctcaccTCATTGCCAAAAATATCTCTTCGGTCATGGATAAGGATCCAGCCCATCCTCCAGCCAGGAACCAGCCAGCGCTTGGCCAGCCCTCCACAGGACAGGATGGGGACATTGCTGCTGAGGGTGGCCAGAGGCTCAAATTTGGAATCTGAAAACACCTGAGGAGAAGAGGTGCTTCTTACAGTTGTTTTTTGGCTTCCCTCCAAATCCCATGCCTCCCCAAATTTTCCTTATATCATTAAGCACAGAGCCTCAGATTTACAGGCTCTTTCTACCCTGAAGCATGACTGGGATCTCAAGAAGCTTCAAAGGGAACTATCCAGAAACATTTAACCTAGTGTCTTGTCTGGGTTAAAAGAAGcctaaaatgaggaaactggtcCCAGCCCAGTAATATGTACAACCCCTGACTCTagggaatgaatgaaataattagaTTCTGCCCAAGACTCACCATGTCTCCATAGATCTCATCAGCTAAGATGGGGACACACTGCCTTGCAGCCActgaaaataagagaaacatGCTGATGTCATTTTTAATGTGAATTGCCTTAGCACTTAAATGTTTATCTGGGCTTATACTTTACACTTCATGTTTGTgggttttgtcttcctctttaaGAACTACAAATTCTTCTCATGGTACAGAGCCTTCCAGGGTACAGAGCCTGAATTTGCTGTTTAATTAACtagatatttcaaatcctttcTTCCATATGAGGGGAGTGATAAAGAGGCaagtctttttctccttctttctacCTTTGCAGGGGCACACCACTCACTAGGGACCCCAGTGGAGCCCTCCAACCTCTATCCTAGTCTTGGAACTTAGTAAAGGACTTCTTTCTCACTCCAGGAAACAGCTAAAGGATTCCATCCCCATCTTCTTTCCTGTCAAGTGAAATCTGTTGGACTTACCTGCCAAAATTTTCTGGAGATGACGTCTACTGAACACTGACCCACAAGGGTTTGATGGATTGTTGACAATAAGACAAACTGTCTTTTCATCAATCAGAGATTCTAGTTGTTTCAGGTCAATTTCCCAATTCTTCTCTGgctggggagggaaaaaaaagtgagacCAAGATGATTCTGAAAAATTTAGGAAGACTACTCACTTCACTCAAAGGTATAATATAAGTCACAAAATGTGTCTGTGGCCTCAGACTTTCCAAATCTTTTTCTGCTAAGATAATGGTCATGTATTTTTATGAAGTAGTAATTGAGCATTTGTatctaaaattatataatttgtatctaaaattaaaaagtcatttacCAATAAATTGTAGAGCTTGACCTCAATTCCCATAGATTCAGCCAGAGTCCTGTAGAGAGAGAAGCCGGGTCTTGGAACTAAGATGTTTTGCCCTGGGTTGGCCAACACAGCCAAACATAGTTCAATAGCCTGACTGCAGCCACTTGTCAGAATGACATCCTATgaagaaaagttttgttttgttaggGGTTCcaacagcaacaggagaaaagggatTATCAGATGAGTGAGTGGGAAGCAAAAATtagcttacttttaaaaatcctatgTAAAGTAGTGGGGACTGTACTAGGCCAAAATTGAAAGAAACggatatgtttatatatgtccATATCTAGAGGTTGTTGAAAATGCTGGccacttaaaagaaataaatcactttaaaaaggACAGGTTGGCTGTGACTCAGCAGACCTCCATGAGAGGTCATTATGACCTTGGACTTTTTCACctggttatttatttacttttgaccaGAGATTTGAAGCATGGCTGTCTTCTGAACTACAAAGGGCTCCCCTTAAGGTTAAGAAATGTTGACCTCCACCCTATAAACAACAGAGTGGAGGGCATTTAAACTTGACCCTGCCATCAGTCCAATATGCCATGGAAACTCGATCCTCCCATCTAAGTGACCTTAGGTAAGTGAAGGGAACTACAGATTAATAAAAGACCCTATtggtaaaattaaatttttcGATTATTTGGTATATATGAATTACTGTTTTTCAATTATCTTTTGCAGAGAATCAAATATAGGGTGACCTCTGAGTCCTTTGAGCCTCCTTGAGACAGACATCACATAAGTTGTATGCAATGTTATTATCATACTATAATTACATTAAACATGCTGACTAGTGGCCTCCCCATATAAAAAGTCCTGGAATTGCCAAAGGGAAATTATCCTTAGTTTTTGTTTCCCTTGAAACCCTTATTCCTCACGGAACAGAAACAAAGGGTAGAGTTTGCCTGGTATTGCTTCAGAGCGGGCACCTTGTCTAGGGCTCACCTTAGCTTCCAGGGGTGCCTCGGGACAGTGGTAATAAGAAGCAACTTCCTCCCGACTGGATAAGTGGCCTGAGAGAAAAGAGCAGAAGGAGAAAGCTGGAAGTTTTCATCCCATAGCTGACAGCGATGCCCTTAAGTCACAGGTCTTCAAGGCTACCTTCTGTCCCAGACCAGAGCATGTAGCATTCGGTTAAGCTCTCAGTCACTATAGTTAAAGGAGATTAACTTTATaccttataattttataataagcacacaaatgtataaataataacaaaaagagTTCACCAAACTATAAAATACTCTGCAGCATCTTGGTTACTgtgattatgttttattttcttctagattATTTAATCTAAAATACAGGATTTAGATTATTCTTAAATCCCTTTCAGGGATTATATTTGAAAACTTGTAATTAATGAGTGTGTTACACTGGgttcattttaactttttcacATTGTGTTGTATACCTAttagtattttccttttatatttaaattaaaatattttccttttaaattatattctcaTGCAATGTTTCCAAATGTTGGCTTGCAAGCTTGAAGTATAGACAGTTTCATACCAATTATAATGTTTTACAGAATTGCTGTCCAAAAAGATTATCTTCAGTTACCAAAGCTAGAGGCAATATTTCCTAATGTTTGTTAACTTAATAGGTACAGATAATTCTCTTGAAATTAATCAGCATTTCCTTAATTGTTAATAAAAAACACAGATAAATATTATCTGTGTTTCCTTTGGCATGAAGTGTTCATTTCCTTTGAGTATTTGTCAAATGCAGACTTGGTTTTAGGTTTCAGGTTAAATCAGTTTCTTAATACTTTGAATATAAAAgtcataataaacattttaaaaaactgtattgaagaatagttgatttacaatgtggtgttaatttctgctctacagcaaggtgattcagttatatatattctttttcatattccctTTCATTATGTATAAACTCTTTTTATAACTAAATTTTAgtcttattttgttttgatttttatttatgaagctgtataaaatgtaaataatcaaCCTAAAAATCATGTCCCTCATATCtctttaaagtgtttttaaattctattttagcatgaagctgatttttattttgcacatacacacagtggGGGAGTGTGTGACACCGAAACAAAGGAGTCACTTATTTTACCAAAACGCTTAGGGTAGGAATGTTCAATACATGGAGAGAGTTACACCTAAATAAATTTATTCCTGTCTTAAACAACCTTCTGTCCTCTAATAGAACAACTcattctttgctgttgtttttgtttgtttctgccttGAAACAAGCACATTGAGAGTGTGACCAGAaccataattaaaataaatcttgaatgtgcagaggaggagaaataacATCAAGAAGTATTTGCCTAGGGCAGTAAGTAAATTGATTTAGGAGCTAGACAGCTCTGTCAAGAGGCCCCTGCAGCCAAACTCAAGGCCTCCATGGGGAATGAGCAATGATAGGATAGGAGCGTTATTTGAGCAGAGTGCATAATGGGAACCCAGAGCAGGGAGGTGCCACAGTGCCAGAGGAAGCCAGCAAAGAAGTTGGACCTTGGTGGCTTGAGGTTAAACATTCTGAGACTCCTTTCCCCAAATTCAACAGCCATATTATCTTAGCCTCTCCTTAGGAATTATGCATCGGGAAAGCAAAGAgaacttctagaaatttattaCTGTCAGAAGAGCACAGAAGATTTGGGAACTGCCAGATTAGCGTCTCAGAGGGAACTTACCAATGGAGGGGACATAGCCATTAAACTTCCCTGAGTCAAGGGCATCTTTCATTGCTTGGGTAACTTCAGGATCTGTCGGCAGGTTTCCAAATACAGTAGGGTCCCCTTTTCAAGAACCACCAAGAGGTTATTCTTCCACGCCCAGTACCCAAACCCACCCTCCACTTCCATCCTCTCTGCCCAACCCATGAGGATAGGGGTGAGAGGAACAATGCCTGGCTCTTGGTTAAGTGTACTCAACTCACCAATCGATAAAGCAATCATGGTCTTGTTTGGATTTGGCTTCACCTTCATGTTGTCCACAATGGCCCGGATGGGATTGAAAGTTTTGTTGGACATGTCCGAAGGCCTCACGGACCATCTGGCCTTCCTGCTTTTCACTTTTCCCAGCACGGAGCTTCTCCCAGTGATGTTGACATGCACATCCAGAACTGAGGGGAGGCTGCCATGGTCCTGCATCTGAATCACATATGGGTCCATGACTAGCAAAGACTATGGGGAAAAGAAGGGGTCACTGTGACTCTAAGAACAGATATAGTCCAGTGGGGCAGCTACAGTTGGACCTAAACACTGGGGTGACTTGGCCGGACATCTCTTTTCAAACTCCTTTCACATGTAAAGCAGCTTTGAATGAATGAGGGCAATTTTAAGACTTTTCACTCAGatggaaaataagcaaaataaccATTCTACAATATTAGCAGAGTGTTCCACTGAATGCTTATCTACTGTGAGATTCACTATGTGCTACATCATCACCATGAAAATTTAACCATGCTCTCAGCAAAACCAAGGAAGAATGACATGAAAACTAATGTTAAATAAGGAAAGCATAGGTATCCCTTCCATTCCATGCAAGAAAGAGTCTCCTTACACTTCAACAGTCTTGTCCTATGCAAAGAATAATCAGGAAGAACTATTCCATATTGTTAGAAATTTACTGTTAACATTATCATTAGTAAAAATAAAGCCCTATTCTATAAGCAGCTTACTGCCCTgtggaaaaagaaatcaatacaccacaaagaaagaaacatgcaTCCCAAATCACAAGGTTAGCTGAGGCTTGAGATTTTACCTTCCCAGTAAAGGAGAAGCAGCCTCCAAGCAGCCAAACCAGGAAGTTGCCTAAGTTCTTTGACAAGTGGCAGGGACGGTGAATTCAGATGCAACCTCTGATGCCTGAAATAGTCCCACAAATGGGCGTTGAGCCTGAGACTCTCATGCTATTGGTTCAGGTAAGAACGCAGCAACCAgccctcttcttttctcccctcctcACTTTTTGGTGCTTTTTCTCTCTaaccctgcctcccacctccaacACCAAATCAGGAATTTGAACACTTCAGCCTTCTGGAATTGTCTGTGTTA of the Cervus canadensis isolate Bull #8, Minnesota chromosome 18, ASM1932006v1, whole genome shotgun sequence genome contains:
- the TAT gene encoding tyrosine aminotransferase isoform X1, with the translated sequence MDPYVIQMQDHGSLPSVLDVHVNITGRSSVLGKVKSRKARWSVRPSDMSNKTFNPIRAIVDNMKVKPNPNKTMIALSIGDPTVFGNLPTDPEVTQAMKDALDSGKFNGYVPSIGHLSSREEVASYYHCPEAPLEAKDVILTSGCSQAIELCLAVLANPGQNILVPRPGFSLYRTLAESMGIEVKLYNLLPEKNWEIDLKQLESLIDEKTVCLIVNNPSNPCGSVFSRRHLQKILAVAARQCVPILADEIYGDMVFSDSKFEPLATLSSNVPILSCGGLAKRWLVPGWRMGWILIHDRRDIFGNEIRDGLTKLSQRILGPCTLVQGALKSILCRTPQEFYHNTLSFLKSNADLCYGALAAIPGLRPIRPSGAMYLMVGIEMEHFPEFENDVEFTERLVAEQSVHCLPATCFEYPNFFRVVITVPEVMMLEACSRIQEFCEQHYHCAEGSQEECDK
- the TAT gene encoding tyrosine aminotransferase isoform X2, which translates into the protein MQDHGSLPSVLDVHVNITGRSSVLGKVKSRKARWSVRPSDMSNKTFNPIRAIVDNMKVKPNPNKTMIALSIGDPTVFGNLPTDPEVTQAMKDALDSGKFNGYVPSIGHLSSREEVASYYHCPEAPLEAKDVILTSGCSQAIELCLAVLANPGQNILVPRPGFSLYRTLAESMGIEVKLYNLLPEKNWEIDLKQLESLIDEKTVCLIVNNPSNPCGSVFSRRHLQKILAVAARQCVPILADEIYGDMVFSDSKFEPLATLSSNVPILSCGGLAKRWLVPGWRMGWILIHDRRDIFGNEIRDGLTKLSQRILGPCTLVQGALKSILCRTPQEFYHNTLSFLKSNADLCYGALAAIPGLRPIRPSGAMYLMVGIEMEHFPEFENDVEFTERLVAEQSVHCLPATCFEYPNFFRVVITVPEVMMLEACSRIQEFCEQHYHCAEGSQEECDK